The Engystomops pustulosus chromosome 4, aEngPut4.maternal, whole genome shotgun sequence genome contains a region encoding:
- the LOC140127231 gene encoding TRPM8 channel-associated factor homolog, giving the protein MSCNEDYCTLVQGIRSVNFSGNSIPCKLLLTGDTAFPVLASPGKHVLIAASKYGKGRMVVMSHEAFFNLPQFMDFLKNAISWLKPSSEAVIGINNNLRNLEQTLLASGHTVEQISGLKKDVGVLVTNGYRDSQAKEIVTFIKEGGGVLIGAQAWHWAQTHKDDNVLCNFPGNKITSVAGIYFTGQCGEGGNFDVCEKIPWCPFYKDVRFSGDLKHLTKGVSNMDISGQSVPSELLLHGPLTFPIGLTNSNQCFFAGAYYGRGRVVVGTHEGYLSKPQLKTFLLNAISWLDKGRNGKIGVAKQLANFASILQTEDLQCVLSDIIPEVSVYCCTSYSDGEAEKVHQFVAEGGGLLIAGHAWYWSYSHPNVLSQYPGNKILNKLGISILERTATQGIYPVLDPQAEAITYHFPRAVCQLISDLKSGAELKPPLNTWLSKLRQDVSTFMRLPESPLISALQEELVHLVHGCCMPNVSKQCPAKNCSKEAFMMCLAQEVCRLDKLQDPDCESAQCNPPVTIQIDATNPGDDAWRSTGLYLPPRKTAILVFPASAVGKGLQVQVGCHSDDLSGAKEFCRAPVVVHRKGVDDEKVSISSVWGGLLYVIVKAKSQLGNIQISVQGVELAPLFIKGKINRSSWVQKVRKYPSPWAELITENIILTVPSDAIRSLEDPDTLMSQWDKIMEAIADLAAVSKKFPRPERFVTDVQISVGWMHAGYPIMCQLPSAPTLVSVEDIKKGLWGPIHELGHNQQRGVWEFPPHTTEATCNLWSVYVHETVLGIPRDKAHPALKPADRENRIQQYMKNGANLAQWSVWTALETYLQLQEGFGWDPFKRIFAEYQTISNVSNNKNVKMNLWAEKFSQTVNKNLAPFFKAWGWPIDEVTSKKLSTLPAWDQDPVKSYAMK; this is encoded by the exons ATGTCTTGTAATGAAGATTATTGCACCCTGGTCCAAGGGATCCGCAGTGTAAATTTTTCTGGAAACAGTATACCCTGCAAACTTCTCCTAACTGGTGACACTGCTTTTCCAGTCCTGGCAAGTCCTGGAAAACATGTTCTCATAGCTGCATCTAAATATGGTAAGGGGCGGATGGTGGTCATGAGCCATGAGGCATTCTTTAACCTGCCACAATTCATGGACTTCCTGAAAAATGCAATATCTTGGCTGAAACCTTCCTCAGAAGCGGTAATTGGTATAAATAACAACCTTAGAAATTTAGAACAGACACTTTTGGCTTCTGGACACACAGTTGAACAGATCTCTGGCCTAAAGAAAGATGTAGGAGTGCTCGTTACAAATGGCTATCGTGATAGTCAGGCAAAGGAAATAGTCACCTTTATAAAAGAAGGAGGAGGCGTTCTCATTGGAGCTCAAGCCTGGCACTGGGCTCAAACCCACAAAGATGATAATGTTCTGTGTAATTTTCCTGGAAACAAAATAACATCTGTTGCTGGGATATATTTCACTGGTCAGTGTGGAGAAGGAGGGAATTTTGACGTTTGTGAAAAAATACCATGGTGCCCCTTCTACAAGGA TGTAAGATTTTCAGGGGATTTGAAGCACCTTACGAAAGGTGTTAGCAATATGGATATTAGTGGTCAAAGCGTTCCTTCAGAACTTCTCCTACATGGACCTTTGACGTTTCCTATTGGCCTAACCAACAGTAATCAATGCTTTTTTGCTGGGGCGTATTACGGCCGAGGTCGTGTTGTTGTGGGGACACATGAAGGTTATCTAAGTAAACCACAGCTCAAAACCTTCTTGCTCAATGCCATCTCTTGGCTTGATAAGGGAAGAAATGGAAAGATTGGTGTTGCCAAACAGCTGGCTAATTTTGCAAGTATCTTACAAACTGAAGACTTGCAATGTGTTCTCTCTGATATAATTCCTGAGGTAAGTGTCTACTGCTGCACATCATACAGTGATGGTGAGGCTGAAAAAGTACACCAATTTGTGGCAGAAGGCGGCGGCCTACTCATTGCTGGCCATGCTTGGTACTGGTCTTATTCCCATCCAAACGTTCTTTCTCAATATCCTGGAAACAAGATTCTCAATAAACTTGGAATCAGCATTCTCGAACGGACAGCTACCCAGGGTATTTATCCTGTTTTGGATCCCCAGGCAGAAGCTATCACTTACCATTTTCCTAGGGCAGTGTGTCAACTCATTAGTGACTTGAAAAGTGGAGCTGAGTTGAAACCTCCTCTAAACACCTGGCTGTCTAAACTCAGGCAAGATGTTTCTACTTTCATGAGGTTACCAGAAAGCCCGCTTATTTCAGCTCTACAGGAAGAATTGGTGCACCTGGTACATGGCTGTTGTATGCCCAATGTCAGCAAACAGTGTCCAGCAAAAAACTGCTCCAAAGAGGCTTTTATGATGTGTCTAGCGCAAGAAGTCTGCCGTCTGGATAAACTGCAGGATCCAGATTGTGAGAGTGCTCAGTGCAATCCCCCTGTTACAATACAGATAGACGCCACAAACCCTG GTGATGATGCATGGAGAAGTACTGGACTCTACCTCCCTCCACGGAAAACAGCCATACTTGTGTTCCCAGCTTCAGCTGTTGGTAAAGGTCTTCAG GTACAAGTTGGCTGTCACTCAGATGACCTCAGTGGTGCAAAGGAATTTTGTCGTGCACCAGTGGTGGTGCATAGGAAGGGTGTTGATGATGAGAAGGTTTCCATATCCTCCGTCTGGGGTGGACTCCTGTATGTTATTGTCAAAGCCAAAAGTCAGCTGGGCAACATTCAGATTTCAGTGCAAGGAGTAGAACTagctcctttatttataaagg gcaaaattAATCGCTCATCTTGGGTGCAGAAAGTTCGGAAATACCCATCTCCTTGGGCTGAGCTCATTACAGAAAACATAATCCTTACAGTGCCCTCTGATGCAATCCGCTCCCTAGAGGATCCAGACACTTTGATGTCTCAGTGGGATAAGATCATGGAAGCAATAGCTGATCTCGCTGCTGTATCAAAGAAGTTTCCACGTCCTGAAAGATTTGTTACTGATGTGCAAATATCAGTGG GTTGGATGCATGCTGGATACCCAATTATGTGCCAACTGCCATCAGCACCTACTTTAGTAAGTGTTGAAGATATAAAGAAAGGTCTCTGGGGGCCCATACATGAACTTGGTCACAACCAGCAAAGGGGAGTTTGGGAAttcccccctcacaccacagaaGCCACCTGTAACCTGTGGTCAGTATATGTGCATGAAACcgtgctgggaatcccaagagaTAAAGCTCATCCTGCTCTCAAGCCTGCTGACAGAGAAAATAGAATCCAGCAGTACATGAAGAATGGAGCCAATCTAGCACAATGGAGCGTCTGGACAGCTCTTGAAACTTATCTTCAG CTACAGGAAGGTTTTGGTTGGGACCCCTTTAAGCGTATTTTTGCTGAGTATCAGACAATATCGAATGTCAGTAATAACAAGAATGTTAAGATGAATCTCTGGGCGGAGAAGTTTTCTCAAACGGTCAACAAAAACCTGGCACCATTCTTTAAGGCCTGGGGGTGGCCCATTGATGAAGTAACCAGCAAAAAACTCTCCACACTGCCGGCATGGGACCAGGACCCTGTAAAATCTTATGCCATGAAATAA